From Melospiza melodia melodia isolate bMelMel2 chromosome 2, bMelMel2.pri, whole genome shotgun sequence:
GTGGAAGCAGAGGTTTCACATTCCTTTTTGCTAAGCAAGTTTATGCCTTTTACATTGGGTAATACAGGCTCTTACATTACACACTGCAGTTTTACACCCTCCAGAACCCAACACTGCTGCCAAACAAGCCAGCACGGTGGGCTGGGAGTACAGCACGCACAGAAACTACCATGGAGGAGACAGCCACATCAAGCTGTTCCTAAGCATCTTACACTTTACAGCTGGATCTCTGCAGACTGAAAGAATTACACCATCACAGACCCATTACAAACATTAGCACAGGCAACAGATAGGAGAGAGTGAAAAAATAAAGGTTCACAACATCCTCAATTGACTGAAAGCTAATTGCTGTGGCATGCTGTGGGTGCCACTGATGTGTGTGATGCACACAATGAAATCACCTCCAGGGTTTCTGAGAGTCTTTCAATCCTGGTAAGACTTCACAAGGAGCCACATGAGGATTACAGTAACCAGGACAACCATGAAGTTGAGGCAAATTTCTCGCGTGGAAAGTTCCATTTTTTGGGAATAATGAGGAGAGAGCAGAGGTCAGCAGGCAGAGCAAAGGGAAAACTCTGGTGACTTGCTTGGATGTGTCCTTGAGCTCAACCTTCAGGTCACaggctcttaaaaaaaaaaaaaaaagaaaaagaaaaatacgtAAAGGACAGATGCATGAAGGTGGCGGATTCCATAGAGTTTTTTTATGTCAGTCTAAATAAATGTTGTTTCAGGGCCAGGAGTCAGTAAGCTCTGGGGTGCTAAGAAGTAAAAGCCATCTTTGGCAGCTTATCACCTTCTTTGATTTCCAGCAAGGACgttcccagtgtcaccccaaaatAGAGTACACAGGTGTGA
This genomic window contains:
- the SLN gene encoding sarcolipin is translated as MELSTREICLNFMVVLVTVILMWLLVKSYQD